A window of the Diabrotica undecimpunctata isolate CICGRU chromosome 1, icDiaUnde3, whole genome shotgun sequence genome harbors these coding sequences:
- the ago gene encoding F-box/WD repeat-containing protein 7 → MAECISRNSDLPKQDCTSPSPTETVCLESLCAENHPSTSQSNIEQPLIPQNDNYNIEEVEKLEKSNFLNELGLVQECDDEDEIDVVLKLEIDVDDNEEDDTNSRDDKWEDCLDQEFPDEITTENSEEVSSSDEINSFNGSQSNTPRSSQLKRSNSGSAERILRKRKLDVNNGLPMLPCKKIPPDSPPLHNNGGCLLSPTSSASQTYSGSNTPSSGRSRAIIPTKENPPPDLSNWLTRFTTWSNAERIMAINELIASCEPTQVRHMMQIIEPQFQRDFISLLPKELALNVLSFLEPKDLLRAAQTCRSWRVLADDNLLWKEKCKQAGIDEIPKKRMSSRSPNSSHMSPWKATYMRQHAIEMNWRSAPIRPPKVLKGHDDHVITCLQFSGNRIVSGSDDNTLKVWSATTGKCLRTLVGHTGGVWSSQMSGSTIISGSTDRTLKVWDADTGLCIHTLYGHTSTVRCMHLHGKKVVSGSRDATLRVWDIETGNFLHVLVGHVAAVRCVQYDGRLVVSGAYDFMVKVWNPETQECLHTLEGHTNRVYSLQFDGVHVVSGSLDTSIRVWEVETGACKHILKGHQSLTSGMELRNNILVSGNADSTVKVWDIVTGQCLQTLSGPYKHQSAVTCLQFNKRFVITSSDDGTVKLWDVRTGEFIRNLVALDSGGAGGVVWRIRANDTKLVCAVGSRNGTEETKLLVLNFDIEMLSDGTIMSVR, encoded by the exons ATGGCAGAATGTATCAGTAGAAATTCAGATCTTCCTAAACAAGACTGTACAAGCCCTAGCCCGACAGAAACCGTCTGTTTGGAATCTCTATGTGCTGAAAACCATCCAA GTACTTCGCAAAGCAATATTGAGCAACCTTTAATTCCCCAAAACGACAATTATAATATCGAAGAAgtggaaaaattagaaaaaagtaattttttaaatgaacTCGGCTTGGTACAAGAATGCGATGATGAAGATGAGATCGACGTTGTTTTGAAATTAGAGATAGATGTTGACGATAACGAAGAAGATGATACCAACAGTAGAGATGATAAATGGGAAGATTGTTTAGATCAAGAATTTCCTGATGAAATAACCACAGAAAAC TCAGAAGAAGTAAGCAGTAGTGACGAAATAAATAGTTTTAACGGCAGCCAGTCAAACACTCCAAGAAGTTCACAATTAAAGAGAAGTAATTCTGGTTCAGCAGAACGTATTCTG CGTAAACGCAAATTAGACGTCAATAATGGATTGCCCATGTTGCCTTGTAAAAAGATCCCGCCAGACTCGCCGCCATTACACAATAACGGCGGTTGTCTTCTCTCACCTACAAGTTCCGCTTCTCAGACTTACTCCGGTAGTAATACACCATCTAGTGGTAGATCGAGGGCCATCATACCGACGAAAGAGAACCCGCCACCGGATCTGTCCAACTGGTTGACACGTTTCACCACCTGGTCAAATGCAGAACGTATCATGGCCATAAACGAGTTGATCGCCAGTTGCGAACCAACCCAAGTCAGGCATATGAtgcaa ATAATCGAGCCACAATTCCAAAGGGATTTTATTTCATTGTTACCAAAAGAATTAGCTTTAAATGTTTTGTCATTCCTAGAACCAAAAGACCTTTTACGAGCAGCACAGACCTGTCGAAGTTGGCGTGTATTAGCCGATGATAATCTTTTATGGAAAGAAAAGTGTAAACAGGCGGGTATCGACGAAATACCGAAAAAGAGGATGTCGTCTAGATCGCCGAACAGCAGCCATATGTCTCCGTGGAAG GCTACATACATGCGCCAGCATGCCATAGAAATGAACTGGAGGTCAGCTCCAATTAGGCCACCAAAGGTATTAAAAGGTCACGACGACCATGTGATAACATGTCTTCAGTTCAGCGGTAATAGAATTGTTAGTGGATCTGATGATAATACCCTTAAAGTGTGGTCTGCCACTACCGGAAAA tGTCTGAGAACACTTGTTGGGCACACGGGTGGTGTGTGGTCCTCTCAGATGTCTGGAAGTACAATAATAAGTGGAAGTACTGATAGGACCTTAAAAGTATGGGATGCTGATACCGGCCTTTGTATACACACTTTGTATGGACATACCTCAACCGTTAGATGTATGCATCTTCATGGTAAAAA GGTTGTAAGCGGTTCCAGAGATGCTACTTTAAGAGTTTGGGATATTGAAACTGGAAATTTCCTTCACGTACTAGTAGGTCATGTCGCTGCTGTTCGGTGTGTTCAATATGACGGTAGGTTAGTCGTGTCTGGCGCCTATGATTTTATGGTAAAAGTTTGGAATCCTGAAACTCAAGAGTGCCTCCATACTTTAGAAGGACATACCAATAGAGTATACTCTTTACAG TTTGATGGCGTTCATGTAGTAAGTGGTTCCTTGGATACGAGTATTAGAGTTTGGGAAGTGGAAACGGGAGCCTGCAAACATATTTTAAAGGGTCATCAGTCTTTAACTTCTGGAATGGAGTTGAGAAATAATATATTGGTTTCTGGTAATGCTGATTCTACTGTTAAAGTGTGGGATATCGTGACTGGACAGTGCCTACAAACATTATCAG GACCATATAAACATCAATCAGCCGTAACTTGCCTGCAATTCAACAAACGTTTTGTGATAACCTCATCAGACGACGGAACCGTCAAGCTTTGGGACGTGCGCACTGGCGAATTCATCCGAAACCTAGTCGCTTTGGACAGCGGAGGAGCCGGAGGAGTTGTTTGGCGTATCCGAGCCAACGACACCAAATTAGTGTGCGCCGTAGGAAGCCGAAACGGGACTGAAGAGACGAAACTATTAGTGCTTAACTTTGATATTGAGATGTTGAGTGATGGTACGATCATGTCGGTTAGGTAA